One Microplitis demolitor isolate Queensland-Clemson2020A chromosome 2, iyMicDemo2.1a, whole genome shotgun sequence DNA segment encodes these proteins:
- the LOC106693072 gene encoding sialin-like has product MEVLDPTVTHDDAPLCINDSIEKSTLRQIPEDTKSCIKARYTLGFLGFLGFALVYAMRVNLSVAIVSMVNQTAYPDNNDSNDTTDVCPKITPVNGTFVPSPGEFNWDDKTQGIILGSFFLGYVITNVPGGRMAEKVGGKLVYGLGVFLTALLTVVSPFAAYWGLGPFLAVRIAEGFTEGVTFPAMHSMLAHWVPPLERSKFAALVYAGSNFGTVISLPLSGYLCSLEFWGGWPLAFYLFGTLGILWYVFWMFFVYNTPAEHPRIDYQEKLYIEACVEPNNPDDDRGVPWLSVLTSAPMWAITITQCGQSWAFYTLLTELPTYMDRILHFDVQQDAFLSTLPYLTAWIMGLVISNFADSLIEKRILSPLTSMKFWNTVSSVGVSLSFVGAIWAECDHIWLMIMLSGLGSLQGAIYAGNQMNHIALAPRYAGTLYGLSNATANACGFLAPYVIGRLIEGHETLSRWHIVFWMAAGINLATNFVYLIFASAKEQSWSRGNRS; this is encoded by the exons atggaAGTTTTGGATCCGACAGTTACTCACGACGACGCGCCACTTTGTATCAATGATTCTAtagaaaaat CGACATTAAGACAAATACCAGAAGACACCAAATCATGTATAAAAGCAAGATACACATTAGGATTCCTAGGTTTTCTAGGATTTGCACTAGTCTATGCTATGCGAGTCAATTTATCAGTTGCTATTGTTTCGATGGTTAATCAGACGGCCTATCCTGATAATAATGACAGCAATGACACCACTGACGTCTGTCCCAAAATAACGCCAGTCAATGGTACATTTGTTCct agtCCAGGAGAATTTAATTGGGATGATAAGACACAAGGAATAATATTGGGATCATTTTTTCTCGGTTACGTAATTACGAATGTTCCGGGTGGCCGAATGGCTGAAAAAGTTGGTGGTAAATTAGTTTACGGTCTAGGTGTATTTCTAACTGCTCTATTAACTGTTGTAAGTCCATTTGCTGCTTACTGGGGTCTTGGTCCATTTTTAGCAGTACGAATTGCTGAAGGATTTACtgag ggTGTGACGTTTCCTGCAATGCATTCAATGCTTGCACACTGGGTACCACCTTTAGAGCGAAGTAAATTTGCAGCTTTAGTTTATgcag gtTCTAATTTTGGTACTGTGATATCATTGCCGCTGAGTGGTTATTTATGCTCATTAGAATTCTGGGGTGGCTGGCCGTTAGCTTTTTATCTATTTGGTACTCTAGGTATTTTGTGGTACGTATTTTGGATGTTCTTTGTCTACAACACCCCGGCAGAACATCCTCGTATTGATtatcaagaaaaattatacatcGAAGCCTGTGTCGAACCCAATAATccg gatGATGATAGAGGCGTTCCATGGTTATCTGTCTTGACATCAGCACCAATGTGGGCGATAACGATAACACAATGCGGTCAATCATGGGCCTTTTACACCCTCTTGACTGAATTACCCACCTACATGGATAGAATTTTACACTTTGATGTACAACAAGATGCATTTCTTTCAACACTACCTTACTTGACCGCTTGGATAATGGGTCTGGTGATATCTAATTTTGCGGACTCGCTTATCGAAAAACGGATACTGTCGCCTTTAACTTCCATGAAATTCTGGAATACCGTTAGCTCCGTGGGAGTTAGTTTGAGTTTCGTCGGTGCTATTTGGGCCGAGTGTGATCACATTTGGCTTATGATTATGCTCTCTGGACTGGGCTCACTACAAGGCGCAATCTATGCTGGCAATCAGATGAATCATATCGCACTTGCTCCGCGCTATGCGGGTACATTGTATGGACTCAGCAATGCAACAGCTAATGCATGTGGATTCTTGGCTCCGTATGTCATTGGTCGACTCATCGAAGGTCAT gaAACATTATCCAGATGGCATATAGTATTTTGGATGGCTGCGGGTATTAATCTTGCAACTAATTTTGTATACTTGATATTTGCATCTGCTAAAGAACAGTCATGGAGCCGAGGTAACAGAAGTTGA
- the LOC103570857 gene encoding exosome RNA helicase MTR4 has product MDFGVDAFDVFDEENDNEAEVIPSAIDSETTDTKANVSSTKRELEDDAGIINKKQKVESILEDINLDELISQIKVHKIETIESCTHEVAVPPNHEYIPLENKTTAPAKEYKFVLDPFQKEAIQCIENNQSVLVSAHTSAGKTVVAEYAIACSLRDKQRVIYTTPIKALSNQKYREFYEEFKDVGLITGDVTINPTASVLIMTTEILRNMLYRGSEVMREVGWVIFDEIHYMRDKERGVVWEETLILLPDNVHYVFLSATIPNARQFVEWVAHLHHQPCHVVYTDYRPTPLQHYIFPAGGDGIHLVVNEDGQFKEDNFNRAMTCLQQNGDASKGDLKGRKGGVRGGNPAQSNIFKIVKMIMERTFAPVIIFSFSKKDCEAYAMQMSQLDFNSESERKLIDEVFNNAMDVLSDEDRKLPQVENVLPLLRRGIGIHHGGLLPILKETVEILFGEGLIKALFATETFAMGLNMPARTVLFTAPRKFDGKDFRWITSGEYIQMSGRAGRRGLDEKGIVILMIDEKVSPAVGKEIVLGKADPINSAFHLTYNMVLNLLRVEEINPEYMLERSFFQFQNQAAIPGLYNKVKELQQLYDDIVVDKFNQIASYHDIRLQLDRLKVDYRNFITKVEYILKFLQPGRMVKIKNVNHLFDWGVVINFKKKNSKNPKESAVIIVDMLLHISKESTENAPIPCGENEDGEFEVVPVMHTLISEISTLRLPIPQDLRPPDNRKSVLKSIKEVKKHFPDGIPLLDPIKDMGIADSTFEDIVRRIKILEDKLFAHPMHKDPALSNLYNEFLRKDELGTELKQAKLELKQAKSVLQMDELKCRKRVLRRMEYCTQADVIELKGRVACELNGADELLLTEMIFNGLFNALNVPQMTALLSCFVCDEKSNEMPKSTNELSGPLRQMQDLARRIAKVSSEANLELDEDSYVERFKPYLMDVVYAWCKGASFFQICKMTDIFEGSIIRCMRRLEEVLRQLSQAAKNIGNSDLENKFSEAIKLLKRDIVFAASLYL; this is encoded by the exons atggattttGGAGTTGACGCATTCGACGTGTTCGACGAGGAAAACGACAACGAAGCTGAGGTGATACCATCAGCAATCGATTCTGAGACCACTGACACCaa agctAACGTGAGTTCGACAAAACGTGAGCTTGAAGATGACGCTggtataattaacaaaaaacagAAAGTCGAGTCTATTCTAGAAGacataaa TTTGGATGAATTAATATCGCAGATAAAAGTACACAAAATAGAAACAATTGAGTCTTGTACTCATGAAGTTGCAGTACCGCCAAATCACGAGTACATTccattagaaaataaaacaacagcTCCAGCTAAGGAGTATAAATTTGTCTTGGATCCATTTCAGAAGGAAGCGATACAgtgtattgaaaataatcaatcTGTATTAGTATCTGCTCATACTTCGGCTGGAAAAACTGTTGTTGCTGA gTACGCAATAGCATGTTCATTAAGAGACAAGCAACGAGTAATTTATACAACACCAATAAAAGCTCTGAGTAATCAGAAGTACCGTGAATTTTATGAAGAATTTAAAGACGTCGGATTGATAACTGGTGACGTAACCATAAACCCAACGGCATCCGTCCTTATAATGACAACGGAAATTCTTAGGAACATGTTGTATCGTGGGTCAGAAGTGATGCGGGAAGTCGGCTGGGTGATATTCGACGAAATTCATTACATGAGAGACAAGGAACGTGGTGTCGTTTGGGAAGAAACTCTTATTCTTTTGCCTGACAATGTGCACTACGTGTTCCTGTCAGCGACAATACCCAACGCGAGACAATTTGTCGAGTGGGTTGCGCACTTGCACCACCAGCCCTGCCACGTAGTTTACACAGACTATCGTCCGACACCTCTGCAGCACTACATATTTCCAGCCGGTGGCGACGGTATCCACCTGGTGGTCAACGAAGACGGACAGTTCAAAGAAGACAACTTCAACAGAGCCATGACTTGTCTCCAGCAGAATGGAGATGCTTCCAAGGGTGACTTGAAGGGTCGCAAAGGCGGGGTCCGTGGTGGCAACCCCGCGCAGtcgaatattttcaaaattgtcaAGATGATTATGGAGAGAACTTTTGCaccagttataatttttagtttttctaaAAAAGATTGCGAGGCGTACGCTATGCAGATGTCACAACTGGACTTTAACAGCGAGTCTGAGAGAAAATTGATCGACGAAGTGTTTAATAACGCGATGGATGTGCTCAGTGATGAGGATCGTAAGCTTCCGCAGGTTGAAAATGTCCTGCCTCTGCTGAGACGTGGGATTGGAATTCACCACGGCGGGCTACTGCCTATCCTCAAGGAAACCGTTGAAATTTTGTTTGGTGAAGGATTGATCAAGGCGCTTTTTGCGACAGAGACATTCGCGATGGGTCTGAACATGCCCGCGAGAACTGTACTCTTCACTGCGCCTCGTAAATTCGACGGCAAAGACTTCCGTTGGATAACATCCGGCGAGTATATACAAATGTCCGGCCGCGCTGGTCGACGTGGACTGGACGAGAAGGGTATCGTCATACTGATGATTGACGAAAAAGTAAGTCCAGCGGTTGGCAAAGAGATTGTTCTTGGCAAAGCTGATCCGATCAACTCAGCGTTTCACTTGACCTACAATATGGTACTTAATCTACTGAGAGTTGAAGAAATAAATCCCGAGTACATGCTCGAGCGAAGTTTCTTCCAGTTCCAGAACCAAGCGGCCATTCCTGGTTTATACAACAAAGTTAAAGAGTTGCAGCAGCTCTACGACGACATTGTCGTAGATAAATTCAACCAAATCGCGTCTTACCATGACATCCGTCTGCAGCTGGACCGGCTGAAGGTTGATTACAGGAATTTCATCACCAAGGTTgagtatattttgaaatttcttcaGCCCGGAAGGATGGTGAAGATCAAAAACGTGAATCATTTGTTCGACTGGGGAgtcgttattaattttaaaaagaagaATTCAAAGAATCCAAAAGAGAGCGCTGTTATTATTGTCGACATGCTGCTGCACATTTCCAAGGAATCAACGGAAAATGCGCCGATACCTTGCGGAGAGAATGAAGATGGTGAATTTGAAGTAGTTCCTGTCATGCATACGCTGATTTCCGAAATAAGTACTCTCAGATTGCCGATTCCTCAGGATTTAAGACCCCCGGATAATCGTAAGAGtgttttaaaatctataaaagaggttaaaaaacattttccaGATGGAATACCGCTTCTGGATCCCATAAAAGATATGGGAATCGCTGACTCAACGTTTGAAGACATTGTCAGAAggataaaaatacttgaagaTAAACTATTCGCGCATCCAATGCACAAAGACCCGGCGCTAAGTAATCTTTACAATGAATTTCTGCGCAAAGACGAGCTGGGCACAGAGTTGAAGCAGGCAAAACTGGAGCTGAAGCAAGCCAAGTCTGTCCTACAGATGGACGAGTTGAAGTGCCGGAAGAGAGTCTTGAGACGGATGGAATACTGCACTCAGGCGGACGTTATTGAGCTGAAGGGACGAGTTGCTTGTGAGTTGAACGGCGCTGACGAATTGCTGCTCACTGAAATGATATTCAATGGTCTGTTTAACGCTTTGAATGTACCGCAAATGACTGCCCTGTTGAGCTGCTTCGTCTGCGACGAAAAGTCCAACGAGATGCCCAAGAGCACCAACGAACTGAGCGGGCCATTGAGGCAGATGCAGGACCTAGCTCGCAGGATCGCTAAAGTTTCTTCAGAAGCCAACTTGGAGCTCGACGAAGACAGCTACGTCGAGAGGTTCAAACCCTACTTGATGGACGTCGTCTATGCTTGGTGCAAGGGGGCCAGCTTTTTTCAAATCTGTAAGATGACGGACATCTTTGaag GTTCTATTATTCGGTGTATGAGACGATTGGAAGAGGTGCTGAGACAACTCAGTCAGGCtgcaaaaaatattggaaACTCGGacttggaaaataaatttagcgAGGCCATTAAATTGCTGAAACGTGATATCGTTTTCGCAgcatcattatatttataa